TCGGCGGCGTCGACATCCTGGTTTCGAATGCGGGTGCGGCCTGGGAAGGCCGGATTGGCGAACTCGACGATGCACTTCTGCGCAAAAGCTTCGAGCTCAATTTCTTCGCCCACCAGTCGGTGGCGCAGAATGCCGTGCGCATCATGCTCGAACAGGGCACCGGCGGCGTGCTTTTGTTCAACACCTCCAAGCAGGCGGTCAATCCGGGCCCGAAATTTGGCGCCTATGGCGTGCCGAAGGCGGCGACGCTGTTCCTGTCCAGGCAATACGCGCTCGACTACGGCGCCCACGGCATCCGTTCGAACGCCGTCAACGCCGACCGCATCCGCTCGGGCCTTTTGACCGACGCCATGATCGCCAGCCGCTCGGGCGCGCGCGGCGTGTCGGAGAAGGAATACATGTCCGGCAATTTGCTCGGCCAGGAAGTGACCGCGCAAGACGTGGCGCAGGCCTTCCTGCATCATGCGCTGGCCGAGCGCACCACCGCCGATGTGACGACGGTCGACGGCGGCAACATCGCAGCGGCTCTGAGGTAGCGTCGTGAGCGCGTCGGTCCCCACTGGGAAGGTGTCCGACAGCCTTGAAATCAAGGCTATTCAGGCTGCCGATCTGCCAGTGCTGGCCGCACTCTATCAGCATCTCAATCCCGGCGACGTCATCGTGCCGCCGGAGCAAGCGGAAGCCATTCTTGAGCGGTTTGCAGCCTATCCCGGCAGCGTCGTGCTTGGCTGCTGGAATGATGGGGAACTCGTGGCGTCCTGCACGCTTGTGGTCATTCCCAACTTAACCAGAGGCGGGATGTCCTATGCGCTGATCGAGAACGTGGTGACGGCCGCCTCCCATCGCAAACGCGGCTTCGGCCGCGCGCTGCTTGAACGCGCGGTTTCGATTGCCTGGGAGCAGGACTGCTACAAGGCCATGCTGCTGACCGGCTCAACAGAGCCGGCAACGCTTGCGTTCTACAGAGGCGCCGGTTTCGAGCAGAACAAGACCGGCTTCCAGATCAGGCGGCCGCCGGCCAGAGCCTGATATTGGCCCTCCTCGTAAAAGGGCCTCGCGAACGGCGAGGCCCTTTTTGTCTTGAAACAGCCTGCGCCTTACTTGGCGTTCGGGTTCGGCATCCAGGCCGGCATCGCGACATCGGCATGAGCGAACTGCGGCAGCTTGGCCGACAGGTCTTCCATGTTCTTGATGTCCTTGTCGACCAGTTCCTTCTGGGTGATCAGCG
The nucleotide sequence above comes from Mesorhizobium shangrilense. Encoded proteins:
- a CDS encoding GNAT family N-acetyltransferase, encoding MSASVPTGKVSDSLEIKAIQAADLPVLAALYQHLNPGDVIVPPEQAEAILERFAAYPGSVVLGCWNDGELVASCTLVVIPNLTRGGMSYALIENVVTAASHRKRGFGRALLERAVSIAWEQDCYKAMLLTGSTEPATLAFYRGAGFEQNKTGFQIRRPPARA